In Picosynechococcus sp. PCC 7002, the following are encoded in one genomic region:
- a CDS encoding ComF family protein, which yields MKLFQDFFSLFLQDKCPLCDRPGENIVCRDCDRQLQKTKLINPKRHWQNDLPLFVWGQYDGSLKRAIATMKYDNCPQLGRWLGTQLGSQWRKSFPNQQKLTVIPIPMHPAKQQQRGFNQAEIIARQFAQVTGLRYEAQLLQRPKATQALFELTVAQRQRELQRAFSLNPKVISQGLRQPILLIDDIYTTGTTATEAQQTLVRGGLEVCGIAAIATPKT from the coding sequence ATGAAACTTTTTCAAGATTTCTTTTCCCTATTTCTTCAGGATAAATGTCCCCTCTGCGATCGCCCTGGAGAAAATATCGTCTGTCGGGACTGCGATCGCCAATTACAAAAAACAAAGCTCATCAATCCTAAACGTCACTGGCAAAACGATCTGCCGCTATTCGTCTGGGGCCAGTATGACGGCAGCCTCAAACGGGCGATCGCCACAATGAAATACGACAATTGCCCTCAACTGGGACGCTGGCTCGGTACCCAATTGGGTTCGCAATGGCGAAAATCCTTTCCAAACCAGCAAAAATTAACCGTTATCCCCATCCCAATGCACCCCGCAAAACAACAGCAACGGGGTTTTAACCAAGCCGAGATTATCGCCCGTCAATTTGCCCAAGTCACCGGATTGCGCTACGAAGCCCAGCTTCTCCAACGCCCAAAAGCAACCCAAGCCCTCTTTGAACTGACGGTGGCACAACGACAACGGGAACTGCAACGGGCTTTTTCCCTTAACCCTAAAGTCATATCCCAAGGATTGCGCCAGCCTATTTTGCTGATCGACGACATTTACACAACGGGGACAACGGCCACTGAAGCCCAACAAACCCTTGTGCGTGGGGGCTTAGAAGTTTGCGGCATTGCGGCGATCGCCACCCCTAAAACCTGA
- a CDS encoding type II toxin-antitoxin system VapC family toxin yields MIILDTNVLSELMKPQGSHLVKAWIAQKNRTELFITAITQAEILYGIATLPEGQRREQLTQAARNMFQMEFRHKILAFDDEAAIAFADISSARRRQGRPISQFDAQIAAICLINQGIIATRNIDDFHHCGIDVVNPWQS; encoded by the coding sequence GTGATTATTTTAGATACAAATGTTCTTTCTGAGCTCATGAAGCCCCAAGGCTCCCATCTGGTGAAAGCTTGGATTGCCCAAAAAAACCGTACAGAACTTTTTATTACAGCGATCACTCAAGCAGAAATTCTTTATGGTATTGCCACTTTGCCAGAGGGACAGCGACGGGAGCAGCTCACTCAAGCGGCTCGGAATATGTTCCAAATGGAGTTTCGCCATAAGATTCTCGCTTTTGATGATGAGGCCGCCATTGCTTTTGCAGACATTTCATCTGCGCGGCGAAGACAAGGAAGGCCAATATCTCAGTTTGATGCTCAGATTGCGGCGATTTGTTTGATCAACCAAGGTATTATCGCGACTCGCAATATTGACGATTTTCATCATTGTGGCATCGATGTTGTTAATCCTTGGCAATCATGA
- a CDS encoding FitA-like ribbon-helix-helix domain-containing protein: MASISIHDLDRHLSERLQERAQKHGRTLEAEIIDILQKALVAEESSQNLVEAIAQHFQEFDEFEIPLPPREKIRDVFLA, from the coding sequence ATGGCCAGCATCTCAATTCACGATTTAGATCGGCATCTCAGCGAGCGTTTACAAGAACGTGCCCAGAAACATGGACGTACCCTCGAAGCAGAAATTATTGATATATTGCAAAAAGCTTTAGTTGCAGAGGAGTCATCACAAAATTTGGTGGAGGCGATCGCCCAACATTTTCAAGAATTCGATGAATTTGAAATTCCCTTACCCCCCCGGGAAAAAATTCGCGATGTCTTTCTCGCTTGA
- the accD gene encoding acetyl-CoA carboxylase, carboxyltransferase subunit beta yields the protein MSLFDWFAANRQNSETQLQPQQEREIADGLWTKCKSCDALTYTKDLRNNQMVCKECGFHNRVGSRERVRQLIDEGTWTEISQNVAPTDPLKFRDKKAYSDRLKDYQEKTNLTDAVITGTGLIDGLPLALAVMDFGFMGGSMGSVVGEKICRLVEHGTAEGLPVVVVCASGGARMQEGMLSLMQMAKISGALERHRTKKLLYIPVLTNPTTGGVTASFAMLGDLILAEPKATIGFAGRRVIEQTLREKLPDDFQTSEYLLQHGFVDAIVPRTELKKTLAQMISLHQPFHPILPELQLAPHVEKEKVYEPIASTSTNDFYK from the coding sequence ATGTCTCTTTTTGATTGGTTTGCCGCAAATCGCCAAAATTCTGAAACCCAGCTCCAGCCCCAACAGGAGCGCGAGATTGCCGATGGCCTCTGGACGAAATGCAAATCCTGCGATGCTCTCACCTACACTAAAGACCTCCGCAACAATCAAATGGTCTGTAAAGAGTGTGGCTTCCATAACCGGGTCGGCAGTCGGGAACGGGTACGCCAATTGATTGACGAAGGCACCTGGACAGAAATTAGTCAGAATGTCGCGCCGACCGACCCCCTGAAATTCCGCGACAAAAAAGCCTATAGCGATCGCCTCAAAGATTACCAAGAGAAAACGAACCTCACCGATGCTGTAATCACTGGCACAGGACTGATTGACGGTTTACCCCTTGCTTTGGCAGTGATGGACTTTGGCTTTATGGGCGGCAGCATGGGATCCGTTGTCGGCGAAAAAATTTGTCGCCTCGTAGAACATGGCACCGCCGAAGGTTTACCCGTGGTGGTTGTTTGTGCTTCTGGTGGAGCAAGAATGCAAGAGGGCATGCTCAGTCTGATGCAGATGGCGAAAATCTCTGGTGCCCTCGAACGCCATCGCACCAAAAAATTACTCTACATCCCTGTTTTGACTAATCCCACCACCGGGGGCGTCACCGCTAGCTTTGCGATGTTGGGCGATTTGATTCTTGCCGAACCCAAAGCAACCATCGGTTTTGCTGGACGCCGCGTCATTGAACAAACATTGCGCGAAAAACTTCCTGACGATTTTCAGACATCTGAATATTTACTCCAACATGGGTTTGTGGATGCGATTGTGCCCCGCACTGAATTGAAAAAAACCCTCGCCCAAATGATTAGTCTCCATCAGCCCTTTCACCCGATTCTGCCAGAGCTACAATTGGCTCCCCATGTGGAAAAAGAAAAAGTTTACGAACCCATTGCCTCTACTTCAACCAACGACTTTTACAAGTAG
- the mutT gene encoding 8-oxo-dGTP diphosphatase MutT, translating to MSSLPHKQIGVAVIRDRQGKILIDRRLDQGEMAGLWEFPGGKIEPGETVEACIAREIQEEINLQVEVGDRLMLIEHDYPKFKVSLHVHWCSVLAGEAKPLECAEILWVNPGELGQYQFPEANQAIIEAIQES from the coding sequence ATGTCGTCTTTGCCCCATAAGCAGATCGGTGTCGCCGTTATTCGCGATCGCCAAGGAAAAATTTTAATTGATCGCCGTTTAGACCAAGGGGAAATGGCGGGCCTGTGGGAGTTTCCTGGGGGGAAGATCGAACCAGGGGAAACAGTAGAAGCCTGTATTGCGCGAGAAATCCAAGAAGAAATTAATCTCCAGGTAGAGGTGGGCGATCGCCTTATGCTAATTGAACATGATTACCCGAAATTCAAAGTTTCACTCCATGTGCATTGGTGCAGTGTCCTGGCCGGAGAGGCCAAACCCCTTGAATGTGCAGAGATTTTGTGGGTCAATCCCGGCGAATTGGGGCAATACCAGTTTCCAGAAGCCAATCAAGCGATCATCGAGGCAATTCAAGAAAGCTAA
- the rnc gene encoding ribonuclease III, giving the protein MSMVPPQRQKSLRRLIDRLGLPDYHGMRWDLLDLALTHPSISPDKNYEQLEFIGDAVVRLAASEVLYAEYPAEPVGEFAAIRSILVSDRTLAEFAHRYNLKKYLSYHGHYHGAGEISLLADAFEAMLGALFLTTNDLSLVHPWLDEHLRHKAAEIKQDPARENYKDALQTWSQGEYQKLPTYQVTENPEFRHEEERFLAEVKLGDTLLGKGVGRSKKAAEQAAARMAFEAIAPLENFTPQP; this is encoded by the coding sequence ATTTCCATGGTTCCTCCCCAACGTCAAAAAAGCCTCCGTCGCCTCATCGATCGCCTCGGCCTCCCCGATTACCATGGTATGCGCTGGGATTTACTGGATCTGGCCCTCACCCACCCCAGCATTTCCCCCGACAAAAATTATGAACAGTTAGAATTTATCGGCGATGCGGTGGTGCGTCTGGCCGCGTCTGAAGTGCTCTACGCCGAATATCCCGCTGAACCCGTGGGAGAATTTGCCGCCATTCGGTCGATCCTCGTGAGCGATCGCACCCTGGCAGAATTTGCCCACCGCTACAATCTCAAAAAATATTTGTCCTACCACGGCCATTACCACGGTGCTGGGGAAATTTCCCTGTTGGCCGATGCCTTTGAAGCAATGTTGGGGGCCTTATTCCTCACCACCAACGATTTAAGCCTTGTGCACCCTTGGCTCGATGAGCATCTCCGCCACAAAGCCGCTGAGATTAAACAAGATCCAGCCCGGGAAAACTATAAAGATGCCCTGCAAACCTGGAGCCAAGGGGAATACCAAAAACTCCCCACCTACCAAGTGACTGAAAATCCAGAATTTCGCCACGAAGAAGAACGATTTTTGGCGGAAGTGAAGCTGGGGGATACTTTGCTCGGTAAAGGGGTTGGTCGTTCTAAAAAAGCCGCTGAACAAGCTGCCGCCCGCATGGCCTTTGAGGCGATCGCCCCCCTCGAAAATTTCACGCCTCAGCCATAG